From Nitrososphaerales archaeon:
CTCTTGGCCCTCAGTACGGACAGGTGTTCAATCGAGGCCGGATCCATCAGCTTGAAGTTGAAGAGGGTGGCGGTCTCCTGGAATGTCCGCTGAACCTTCGAGTGCAACTCGTATTCATCTGGTTCGATGTCCCGGATGCCCCTTGGGAGAGAGAGGTCCGTGCCAACCTCACTTCCGCTTCAGGGCAGAGAGTTCGGCGAGCATCGCCGTCAGCTGGAGCTCGGGCTGAGCGCCCTGGACGAGGCGGAAGTCGTACTCTGCCATGATTGAAATCGCCTTTCCGATGTCATCCAACTTCGCGGAGTTCAGCGCCTCGTTCGCGTACTTGAGGAAGTCGCGCTCTGGGACTCCGTAAACCCTCGTCATTTCGACCATTCCAGCCCTGGCGCCATCGAAGTCTCCGTTCAGGGCGAGCTTGATTATGTCCGCGACCCTGGTCTTGACCGCCGCCCCAGTCACAGACTTCACGCTCTCCATTGTCAATTCGCCGGAAACGGACGCGGCCTGCAAGAGGTTGATTGCCTGTCTAAGGTCGCCCTGCGTCGCCTCGAAGACCTCACCGAAGACACTGTCGCTCGATGCCTTCACCTTCTCCTTCTTCGCTATCTCCTTGAGGTGGGTGACAACAGCCCCCTCGTCCAGCCTCTGGAACCTGAATATCGCGCACCTGCTCTGCAGGGGCTCTATTATCCCGGAGGAGTAGTTGCAGATTAGGATGAAACGGGTGAATGTCGAGGTCTCTTCCATTATCCTCCTGAGGGCGGTCTGTGCATCGCCTGTCATCTCGTCCGCTTCGTCCAGCACGACCAGCCTGAATGGGACGCCCTCCCTCCTGTCAGAGAATCGGGCGAATGTCTTCACCCTCTCCCTCACCATGTCGATGCCCCTCTCGTCGCTCGCGTTGAGCGAGAGGGTGTAGTCCCTCCACAAGTCGCCGAGTATCTGCTTCGCGATTATCAGCGCTGTCGTTGTCTTTCCTGAGCCAGGAGGACCCGCGAAGAGCAGATGCGGAAGCTCCGCCTTCTTCCCGATCAGGAGCTTGAGCCTCTGTTTGACCCCTTCCTGGTCGACGAGCGCGTCCAGGCTCGCGGGCCTGTACTTCTCAATCCACATCAGCTGTTCAATGGGCAATCAAGTCAACACCTTGGACGAGGATATCTTCTCCCCTGTTCTCCAATCCGAGTCGACGAGACTTCTTATTTATTCATTGCAAGATGGGAGGCCAAAGGCGGGGTGGCTTGTTTCGCTTCAGGCCTGGGCCACCTTTATCCCGAGGTAGAGCTTGGCAAGCTCCCCGTGAGTCAGCAGCTCCTTGGCCGTCCCCACGAACGCGTTCTTCCCCCCCACCAGCAGGTAAGCTGCGTCGCCTACTTCGAGCGCCCTTCGTGCGTTCTGCTCGACAAGCACAATCGTGAGACCTCTCTCCTTGGCAAGCGTCGCGATGGTCTTCAGGACCTGGGTGGCCAGCTTGGGCGAAAGGTTCGCGGTGGGCTCGTCGAAGAGGATGACCTGGGGCTTGCGGACGAGAGCCATAGTCATTGCGACCATCTGTCGTTCCCCGCCGCTCAAATTGATAACTTTGGACTTCATGTAGTTCTCCAACTGAGGGAATATGCTGAACGCGTCCTTGATCCTGGAGTCAAAGTCGCTCTTTGATACAGTGTAAGCCGCCATCTTGAAGTTCTCGGACACGGTCAGCTGTGAGAATGTGCTGTCCGTCTGGGGCAAATAGGCTACGCCCGACCTGGCTATGACATGTGATGGTAGGCCCGATAGGGTCTTGCCGTCGAGAGTTACAGTGCCGTTGTACATTGTGGTCAGGCCAGATATCGTCTTTAGCAGGGTGCTTTTGCCTGACCCGTTGGGGCCGACCACAACTGTTAGCTGGCCCGGGCTTGCATCAAGCGAGATGTCTGATATGATCTGAAGTTTTCCGTAGCCTGCGGAGACGCCTTCGACCCTGAGTGACATCTAGGCCCCCAGATACGCCTCGACGACCTTCGGGTCGGCCATCACGAGCTCTGGCTTACCAGCCGCGACTACCTTGCCAAAGGCCATCGCGGTGACAGTGTCGACGTAGCTCAGCGCAATGTCCAGCCTGTGCTCGACGATGAGGAAAGTGACCCCGAGGTCGTCTCGCAGCTTGAGTATCCTCCCGAAGATTTCGTGGGCCAGGGTGGGGTTTACCCCCGATATCGGCTCGTCGAGTAGAATGAGCTTCGCGCCACTCATCAGCACCCTCCCCATCTCGAGGAGCTTCATCTGTCCGCCGCTCAGGTTCAGGGCGGGGATGTCCCAGACTTTGCTCAGGCCCAAGAGCTCCAAGAGCTTCAAAGCCCTCTCGGTCGCATCAGTTTCAATCTTGACCCATCTTCGCTTGAAAAGCGACTTCAGAAAAGATTCCCCCGGGTTGCCCTTCTCCGCCACAAGGACGTTCTCAAGCACCGTGAGTTTTCCGAATAGGTTCGGAATCTGAAAGGTGCGGGCAAGCCCCAGCCCGTAGACCTTGTAAGGAGGAAACCCAGTGATGTCTGTGCCATCAAAGGTCACTCTTCCGGAGTCCGGCTTGTAGAACCCGCTTACGGCGTTTATCAGGGTGGTCTTGCCGGACCCGTTAGGGCCGATAAGGATGTTTACCCTCTTTGCATCTACGTCGAGTGTAACTCCGTCGAGCGCGTGAAGTTTCCCGAAGGACTTGGAGAGTTCCCTTACTTCCAGGAACGACGCCATTAACTATCACAAAAAGAAGATGGGGGATCTCTTAGTTTACGGTGGGCTAGTCCAGGTGACGGTATCTGTGTTGTAGTCCCAGGTTCCCGCTAGAACCCAGGTGAACGTGCTGCCGCTGGGAACGACCTTCCAGATCTGGTATGAACCAGGGATCCTGTCGTTTCCAGAGAGCCCTTCCCAGCCAGTTAGGCCGTAGAAGCTGTTAGCCACTGTGGGGAACACAGCATGGATAGCGGTCCCATCGTTTGCCCCTGCTGAAAGTATTGACAGAGCTGCTAGCCAGACGTCGTCGTAGCCTTCCAGTGTGTAGAAGACTCCGCCGCCTACGATGGCTGCAACCTGAGATGTGCCCGCGTACTGTTTGAAGAAGGCGATTGTCTTGCTGTTGTTGACTACGTTGAATAGCGTCGAAGGTAGTTTCACGTGTGAAGTGTATTGACCCACGGTGGAGTTGCTCAAAAGCGAGTTCTGAGCTGTGCCATCGCTGCCAAACCACGGCACAGCGTTGTAGATTGTTGGGCTTTGGGTCGACGCCTGCTTTAGCATCGTTCCAATCTCTTGGAATGACACAGCGACTATGGACACGTGTCCTGCGTTCGCTCCTGTATTGAGTGTGTTGTAGGCAGTGGTCATTTGAGTGATGAGAGCTGAGAAGTCTGTTGTGGCCGGGTCGTACTTGAACGGACCCGCAATGTTGGCCGCAGCCATGCCGTCTTGCTTAAGGAAGCTCACGGTTGCGTTCGCCAGCCCGCCGCCGTACGTGTCGTCCCTGTTGACGACGATGGCTGCCTTTGCACCCTGCGTCAATACTTCACGAGCAATTCCCTGCCCCTGGGCCGCGTCGTTGGGCGCGGTCCTGAACAGGTAGTTGTTCGTGACGTCAGTTACGTGCAAAGCAGGAGACGTCGAGGATGGGCTGATGAGCACAATGTGGTTGGAGTTCGCGTATGCGAGAATCGCTCGTGCCGCCCCGCTGTTAAGCGGACCAACCACGACGCGGATTCCTGAAGCATACATAGCTTGCAGTTCAGACAGCGCAGTCGGTCCGTCCAGCTTGTAGTCTTGGTTGTTCAGAGCGAATGTAAGTTTGCAGTTGGCGCTCTTCAGGTAGGTATTGACCTCCTGAATCGCGAGTTGCTCTGCGGCGAGGTCACCCTTGCCTTGGGCCGAAAGGTCGGCGCTAAGGTCGTTCAGTGCCCCTATTGTAATTGTTTGGCCATTGCATAGGCCTCCTGTGCCAGTGACTGTGGTTACGCCGCCAGTGACGGTGGTTACACCGCCGCTGACTGTTGTCGTGCTTACGCCACCGAGACCGATCGATGGAGCAGCAGCGTAGATTAGACCTGCACCAATGAGAAGTCCCACGATAAGAGATCCGAAGACTGTTGCAGTAGATGCCCCTCTCTTTTTCAACGGAGTGTAGGTGGTCGTTGAGAAAGTATTTTAAGCCTTTGTAGGGTCTCAGGCGGAGTTTCCAGCCTTTGGTTCCATCGTACGTGGTCGCATCCGTCGTATACGGAACCTTCTTCGCTCTCATGGCCATGGGTCTGACACTGACTTACCTGACGACGAAAGTGCCCAATTTCGCCTACGGCTCCTTTGTCACCATCGGGCTCTACACCGCGTACCAGCTCGACACCCTCAACCACCTAACACCATATGCGGCCAGTCTGGTTGCATTCGTTGTTGCAGGGGGAGCGGCCGTCCTCATGTACGTGGGCATTCTGCGCCCACTGGCCAACAGGGGCACCCCGCTCGTCGCTCTCATGATAGCCACATTCGGAGTCGACATAGGGTTTATCGGCGTCTTTGGTATCTACACTGACTATCTTCAGTCGCGCTACAAGCTCGTTGATGCTAAACAGTTCTATTCGCTTCCCGGCGACTTCAACCTCCTCGGTGTGCAAGGGGTTGTCGTGGTGGCACCGGTCGTCCTTGCCCTGATTACGCTCATGCTCTTCCTGTTGTTCACAAAGACGAAATTTGGGGTGGCGATGAGGGCTTCGGTAGAGAACCCGCCGTTGGCTAGGGTCTTGGGCATTAATGTCGAGCGGGTCTACGTGGTGTCTTGGCTGCTCGCAGGTGGATTCGCGGGGCTCGCGGGGGCTCTCTACACGTTGTGGCTCCCGGGCGGAACGAGTACTGGTTCTAACCTGATTGTGGAAATCTTCGCATCAAGCGTCCTGGGAGGTCTGACCAGCATCTTCGGGGCCGTCATGGGGGGCCTTGTAATCGGGGCAAGCGAGGACTTGGTTACGACCGGTTTGGGCCTTGGATTCGGCTATGCTGGGGCGGGGCTCATTGCTGCTCTGGCCATTCTTATCGGAGTCTACCTCCTCAGGAAGAAGAGGACTGGCCCGAGGGTCGTGGCGGCGATACTGGGGCTGCTGGCAGCCTACATCATCGTCGAAATGGCCACCGGGTTTTCGACTGACGTATTCGTTCAAGGCTTGGTCAACGGCTTCGGTCCTAATGTGACGCCCTTTCAGAAGGGGATTCCGCTGCTGATAATGGTAATCGCTTTGATGGTCCTCCCACAGGGCCTCGTCTCGATCAAACTTAGGAGATCGAAGAAATAGTTTGGGGCTTCCACAGGTTCTGTTCTTCGGCACAGACCTCGTGAGCTTTGGTCTGAGCTTCCTGAACTTCTATGCGCTCTATTTCGCGATAAGCCTATCCCTCAACCTAGAGTTCGGGTATACCGGCATACCCAACTTCGGCAAGGTGATGTTCATAGCGGGCGGAGCAGCGTTTGCAGGTTCGATCTCCGGAAGGCTGGCAGCGTACGTCTACGGCGTCGGTGTCCACCGTGACTTCATCATCTTCAATACCCAGATTATCAGCGATGTGAACGCCAAGCTGACGACCGACCCGGCTTTCGCGGTCGGGCTCACGGTATTATCGCTGCTGGTCGCCGCCGGTGTCGGCGCGCTCCTCGGGTACCTGTCCTCGTATCCGGCAATACGCCTGAGGGAGGATTATCTCGGGATGCTGCTGTTGGGCGCGGCCCAGTTCTTCCAGGTCATCCTTAGGACTTACGAGCCACTCACCGGGGGTGCCCAGAACATAGCGGTACCCGATCCGTACGTGTATTGGTCATCCCTTGGTTCAGGGTACAGGGACCTGGTCGCTGGGTTGGTCGCCAGCGCGTTCGTGATAATTATCTTCCTTTACGCCGAGCGCGTGGCGAGGGCCCCTCTTGGAAGGATGTTGAGGGCAGTGAGGGACAATGAGGATGCGTCGAGGGCGCTCGGAAAGGATGATGCTGTGGTGAGGCGCAACATCCTGATTATCTCATCCGCAATAGCAGGCATGGCAGGAGCGATCTTCACGTTCTACGTTGCCTCAGTTGAGTACGATACCTGGACAAGGTTCGCGTGGACATTCTGGCCTTTCCTGATTGTCATCATAGGAGGGGCAGGCAACAATATCGGCGTCGCCGTGGGGACCCTTTTTTTCACGCTGGCATTCAAGGGTCTGCAGCAAGTCCAGCCCTATCTCCAGCCGTACATCTTCTTTGACGTCAACTGGCTTCAGGACATCTTGTTCGCGACCCTTCTCATAGTAATCTTGCTACTTCGTCCCGAAGGCATCCTTAGAGAAAGGTCCACGCCAACGCTTTCGAGGTCGAAGGTGTCCGCGTTGGTCGGCGCCCTGAGAGGCCAGGACAGCGGAGAAGAAGCGGAGCCTGAGAGCTCCTCAAGGCTAGGGCGGCGGGGGAGAAGGCTGTGGAAACTCGCCAGGCGCAGGCAGAAGTCAGAGGCCGAGGGCCCACCCTAGCTAGGAGACAGCAGTTGACTGAGGTCGACTCGAACGTTTATTGTCGAGGCACGAGTTCGCGTCCCGCCTTTCCTAATGTACGGAGATAGTTGACTCGGTTTCTTGAACGCAGAGAGAGCCTCCTGGGCAGGACAAAGGTCGTCAAGCGCTCGTCGTGATACTCCCAGTCAGGCCGGAGGGAATCGTCCCCGAGAAACCTACACCGACTCTGCCGAAGGGCGCGGTAGCGTCTGTTGCTGGCTCAGTCGGGGGACCGGCCGTCACGCAACGACCCTCAGCCGAGCATCGGCGCGGGGCTGTCCAACAGCTGAGGAGAATCGTCTCGCGCCTCAAGAAGCTTCCCTGACTCGGCGACCTACGGTGCAGTAAGTCTAATGAAAGGGCAACAGGCAGACTCCCAACACTTAATTATGCAGCGAAGGTTTCCGACCTTTCGATTTGGCAGACGGCTCTCAGGTCGTCAGGGATTTGTTCGAGCGGAGGGAGAGGGAGTTCCTCCTCACCAGGACGCGAGTCACGATGCGATCGTCAGTTGAGAACATAGACGCGGGCGACTTCAAGATTGAGAGCCTGAAGGAGGGAGAGACAGTGGACCTTCCGCGCTGGGTCGCGGAGGAGCTCGTGCAGCTGAACGTGGCCGAGACGCGGGAAGAGCCGTTCGAGACAGAGATATTCAAGTCGCTCAGCAGAGAGAAGATGATGGGGCCTCTGCAGCTCTCCAGCCTCCCACAGGACTTCTACCTGAGGATGAGGAGGCGCCTAGGCTACCTTGGGAACGGGATGAAGGACGGGAGGGTGAGGAGGGAGGACTACGAGAGGCTGAGGGGGGTCAGCTACGACTTGATCGGGATGAGGCTGAGCAAGCTCCTCTCGCTATCGAGCTCGTCTACACCGCTTACCTCCCTGGGAGACAAGCTGACGCCAGAAGAGAAAGAGTTCTTCACGGTGTCACAGTCCTTGTCGAGGGAGTGGAAAGGGGCGCTGCTCGGGGAGGGGGCATAGGGTGGCAACACTCGCCAGCGGCAAGCTCTCGGAGCTCTTCGAGGATTTCCTGAAGAGCGTGACGGACAGGGGCGGAAACTACGTCTACAGGACGAAGATATCCCAGCTCATCTCCACAGAGGGGAAGTCGCTGGCTGTCGACTTCGGCGACCTGTTGAAGTTCAACAACGACCTGGCGAACAGGGTTCTTCTCGAGCCCGACTCGTCGTTGGCCTCATTCAAGACAGCTGCCTTCGAGACTATGCGCAGCGAGAACGCGCTCTATGCTGACAGGATAAAGAGGGATTTGGTGGTCAGGATCAAGGGCATACCAGACCAAGTGCCCCTAAGAAAGGTGGACACGTCCCACCTGGACAAGATGCTCGCCGTTACAGGAATGGTCGTACGCACGTCAGAGCTGAGGCCGCTCATGGTCCAGGCTGCCTGGCTCTGCCCCAGCGGCCACGTCACATACCAGGACCAGGACGACCTTGCTCTCAAGCGGCCGCCCAAGTGCGAGCTGTGCGGCGAGGCAAGGAACTTCGAGCTGGAGAAGAAGCAAAGCCGGTTCATAGACTTCCAGATCGTCAGGATACAGGAGCTCCCGGAGGAGCTGCCCCCGGGCCAGCTGCCCCAGTTCTTCGACGTCAACGTCGAGGGCGACATCGTGAGTACCGCGAGGCCTGGCGACAGGGTCGTGATGACAGGCATCGTGAGGGCAGTCCCCGACTACGCGCTCGGCCAGCTGAGGACCAGGCTCTTCAGGTCGCAGATAGACTGCAACTACGTTGAGGTGAGGGGAAAGGAGCAAGACCAGGTCCAGGTAACGAAGGATGACGAGGCGGTGATCCGGAGCATCGCCGACTCCGCCGACGCATACGAGAAGCTGGTTGCCTCGATGGCGCCCACGATTCTGGGCCACGACGCAGAGAAGGAGGCAATCCTGCTGCTTCTCGTCGGTGGAACATCGACGGTTCTGCCGGACGGCACCAAGCTGAGGGGCGACGTCAACATCCTGCTCGTCGGTGACCCTGGAACGGCGAAGTCGGAACTATTGAAGTTCACGGCTCAAGTTGCGCCGCGAGGTCTCTTTGCGTCGGGAAGGGGGACGAGCGCTGCTGGACTGTCGGCAGCGGTAATCAGGGAGAAGAACGTCTTCATGTTGGAGGCGGGGGTTGTTGTCCTGGCCGACCAGGGAATCGCATGCATAGACGAGTTTGACAAGATGAGGCCCGAAGACAGAAGCGCCCTGCACGAGCAGATGGAGCAGCAGACTATCACAGTCGCCAAGGGCGGTATCTACGCTAGCCTGAATGCCAGGACTGCGATACTCGCAGCCATGAACCCTGTGCTGGGCAGATACAACCCCTTCCAGAACCTCACGGACAACATAGGAGACGTGCCAATCCCGCTGCTGACAAGGTTCGACCTGATCTTCGTGATAAAGGACCAGCCGTCCATCGGGGAGGACGAGAAGCTCGCCACACACATACTCTCCGTCCACCAAAGGAAGGCGTACCCCAAGCCGCCCCCAGTCGAGTTCGGCCTCCTCAGAAAGTACATCGCTTTCGCCAAGAAGGGGACCCCCTCGCTCACCAAGGAGGCAGTCGACAGGCTCAGGGAGTTCTACCTGGAGCTGAGGAGGAGTGGGGGAGAGGAGGGACAGATCCCGCCCACACCGAGGACACTCGAGTCCCTGATCAGGCTGGCCACTGCCCGGTCCAAGCTGCTCCTCAAGGGCGAGGTGGAGGAAGAGGATGCGCTCGCGGCTGTGGCCCTGATGAACAGGATGGTGCAGGACGTGCTGACGGACGCAACTACCAAGAAGACAGACTTCGGGATACAGCTCGGCAAGCCAGTAGGGGAAACGAGGAACCTAAGGTCTGCGATAGAGATTTTCAAGTCGCTGGAAGGGCCGGACAAGAAGCAAGTCGAGAGGAAGGTCTTCAAGGACGAGCTCCTGAAGGCGAAGTTCAGCGACGAAGACGCAGAGAAGATGATCAGGACGATGTTCAGGGAGGGATTGATATACGAATCGAAACCTGGACACTTCAGAAGGGTCAATGCGTGATCCCGGGGAGGCGGCCTGTTGAGGTTTGACGAACT
This genomic window contains:
- a CDS encoding ABC transporter substrate-binding protein yields the protein MKKRGASTATVFGSLIVGLLIGAGLIYAAAPSIGLGGVSTTTVSGGVTTVTGGVTTVTGTGGLCNGQTITIGALNDLSADLSAQGKGDLAAEQLAIQEVNTYLKSANCKLTFALNNQDYKLDGPTALSELQAMYASGIRVVVGPLNSGAARAILAYANSNHIVLISPSSTSPALHVTDVTNNYLFRTAPNDAAQGQGIAREVLTQGAKAAIVVNRDDTYGGGLANATVSFLKQDGMAAANIAGPFKYDPATTDFSALITQMTTAYNTLNTGANAGHVSIVAVSFQEIGTMLKQASTQSPTIYNAVPWFGSDGTAQNSLLSNSTVGQYTSHVKLPSTLFNVVNNSKTIAFFKQYAGTSQVAAIVGGGVFYTLEGYDDVWLAALSILSAGANDGTAIHAVFPTVANSFYGLTGWEGLSGNDRIPGSYQIWKVVPSGSTFTWVLAGTWDYNTDTVTWTSPP
- a CDS encoding branched-chain amino acid ABC transporter permease, yielding MVPSYVVASVVYGTFFALMAMGLTLTYLTTKVPNFAYGSFVTIGLYTAYQLDTLNHLTPYAASLVAFVVAGGAAVLMYVGILRPLANRGTPLVALMIATFGVDIGFIGVFGIYTDYLQSRYKLVDAKQFYSLPGDFNLLGVQGVVVVAPVVLALITLMLFLLFTKTKFGVAMRASVENPPLARVLGINVERVYVVSWLLAGGFAGLAGALYTLWLPGGTSTGSNLIVEIFASSVLGGLTSIFGAVMGGLVIGASEDLVTTGLGLGFGYAGAGLIAALAILIGVYLLRKKRTGPRVVAAILGLLAAYIIVEMATGFSTDVFVQGLVNGFGPNVTPFQKGIPLLIMVIALMVLPQGLVSIKLRRSKK
- a CDS encoding ABC transporter ATP-binding protein, producing MSLRVEGVSAGYGKLQIISDISLDASPGQLTVVVGPNGSGKSTLLKTISGLTTMYNGTVTLDGKTLSGLPSHVIARSGVAYLPQTDSTFSQLTVSENFKMAAYTVSKSDFDSRIKDAFSIFPQLENYMKSKVINLSGGERQMVAMTMALVRKPQVILFDEPTANLSPKLATQVLKTIATLAKERGLTIVLVEQNARRALEVGDAAYLLVGGKNAFVGTAKELLTHGELAKLYLGIKVAQA
- a CDS encoding ABC transporter ATP-binding protein, whose amino-acid sequence is MASFLEVRELSKSFGKLHALDGVTLDVDAKRVNILIGPNGSGKTTLINAVSGFYKPDSGRVTFDGTDITGFPPYKVYGLGLARTFQIPNLFGKLTVLENVLVAEKGNPGESFLKSLFKRRWVKIETDATERALKLLELLGLSKVWDIPALNLSGGQMKLLEMGRVLMSGAKLILLDEPISGVNPTLAHEIFGRILKLRDDLGVTFLIVEHRLDIALSYVDTVTAMAFGKVVAAGKPELVMADPKVVEAYLGA
- a CDS encoding replication factor C small subunit — protein: MPIEQLMWIEKYRPASLDALVDQEGVKQRLKLLIGKKAELPHLLFAGPPGSGKTTTALIIAKQILGDLWRDYTLSLNASDERGIDMVRERVKTFARFSDRREGVPFRLVVLDEADEMTGDAQTALRRIMEETSTFTRFILICNYSSGIIEPLQSRCAIFRFQRLDEGAVVTHLKEIAKKEKVKASSDSVFGEVFEATQGDLRQAINLLQAASVSGELTMESVKSVTGAAVKTRVADIIKLALNGDFDGARAGMVEMTRVYGVPERDFLKYANEALNSAKLDDIGKAISIMAEYDFRLVQGAQPELQLTAMLAELSALKRK
- a CDS encoding minichromosome maintenance protein MCM, with translation MATLASGKLSELFEDFLKSVTDRGGNYVYRTKISQLISTEGKSLAVDFGDLLKFNNDLANRVLLEPDSSLASFKTAAFETMRSENALYADRIKRDLVVRIKGIPDQVPLRKVDTSHLDKMLAVTGMVVRTSELRPLMVQAAWLCPSGHVTYQDQDDLALKRPPKCELCGEARNFELEKKQSRFIDFQIVRIQELPEELPPGQLPQFFDVNVEGDIVSTARPGDRVVMTGIVRAVPDYALGQLRTRLFRSQIDCNYVEVRGKEQDQVQVTKDDEAVIRSIADSADAYEKLVASMAPTILGHDAEKEAILLLLVGGTSTVLPDGTKLRGDVNILLVGDPGTAKSELLKFTAQVAPRGLFASGRGTSAAGLSAAVIREKNVFMLEAGVVVLADQGIACIDEFDKMRPEDRSALHEQMEQQTITVAKGGIYASLNARTAILAAMNPVLGRYNPFQNLTDNIGDVPIPLLTRFDLIFVIKDQPSIGEDEKLATHILSVHQRKAYPKPPPVEFGLLRKYIAFAKKGTPSLTKEAVDRLREFYLELRRSGGEEGQIPPTPRTLESLIRLATARSKLLLKGEVEEEDALAAVALMNRMVQDVLTDATTKKTDFGIQLGKPVGETRNLRSAIEIFKSLEGPDKKQVERKVFKDELLKAKFSDEDAEKMIRTMFREGLIYESKPGHFRRVNA
- a CDS encoding branched-chain amino acid ABC transporter permease, translating into MGLPQVLFFGTDLVSFGLSFLNFYALYFAISLSLNLEFGYTGIPNFGKVMFIAGGAAFAGSISGRLAAYVYGVGVHRDFIIFNTQIISDVNAKLTTDPAFAVGLTVLSLLVAAGVGALLGYLSSYPAIRLREDYLGMLLLGAAQFFQVILRTYEPLTGGAQNIAVPDPYVYWSSLGSGYRDLVAGLVASAFVIIIFLYAERVARAPLGRMLRAVRDNEDASRALGKDDAVVRRNILIISSAIAGMAGAIFTFYVASVEYDTWTRFAWTFWPFLIVIIGGAGNNIGVAVGTLFFTLAFKGLQQVQPYLQPYIFFDVNWLQDILFATLLIVILLLRPEGILRERSTPTLSRSKVSALVGALRGQDSGEEAEPESSSRLGRRGRRLWKLARRRQKSEAEGPP